The nucleotide sequence GGGCTGGATGGTAACTTTCAGGGCCAATCCCAAGTCCACTATTCCTCACTGTGGCCACAAGGCCTTGCACTGGCCAAATGTCCACCAGACTCCTGGAAACACACCCCTACCATCCCAGGTCccactctcctctcttctttttggtgctagtaatggaacccaggaccttgtgcatgccagaCAAGTTGAGtgcgctaccactgagctacacaccagccccttcctcccacccctcttccttcctcccctcttgcTCAGAGGCTCAAAGCCTGAGTCTCCAGGCCAACAGGGTGTTCTCTAGTCCTCTGCCAGGGAAGGGGCAGCCATGTGTTGATGCCTCTCCCAACAGGAAGAGGCCAAGTGTCCTGAAGGGCAGAGGCAGGCACACcaaggttccatccccagaagtGGCACTGCTACTTGCTAGTCCATTTCCTCAAGCCCCACAACAAAGGGGCTGCTGGGACTGGAAGCCCCTCTCTACCTATGCCAGAAGGCTAAGAGATAAAGGCTAGGTCTGGGCCACAATATCTCCTTCAGGGGCATGCCtcaataacctaacttccttcactaggccccatctcctaaaggttcTGCAACCTCTaacagtgccacaggctgggaACCCAGTTTTCAGCACGTGGGCCTCTACGGGACATTCAAGATCTAAGAGGTGGATCAGGTAtaggctcaagcttgtaatcctagctgtctgaggccagcctgggaaaaatttcatgagacccccaccTTAACCAATAAAAGGTAAGTGTGGTGGCTGaggatgcctgtcatcccagcaacacagGAGGTGTAAggaggaggatcacggtccaggctggcctgggcataaagtgagcaaggctctgagttcaaaccccagtactgcctttctccccaaaaacaaaacaaaaagatccaAGAGCAGAGGGcgtggctcagtggtatagcacttgcctagcattcgtgAGGTCCTGGAGATGATCTCcagcagtggaaaaaaaaaatccaaaccacaGTACATCTTTTTTTGGTCAGTTTCTttgctcaacacacacacacacacacacacacacacacacacacacacacactcacacacacagactttaaatatttttggcaGTCCTGAGGACTGACctaactcagagcttcacacttactaggccatgcccctagtccttgctttttagtttttcagagagggtcttgagcttttgccagGACCAGCCTCGGACTGAGATCCCCCTACTTCTGCCTCtcgagtaactgagattacaggtgtgcaacaccaTGCATGGCCCcaccatttatattttaaaatatttttactttatagaTTCATAGGAACTTAAAAATATAGTACAGAGGATCCCATGTAACATTTTCCCCATAGTATCTTCCACAGCTACAGTACAGCATCAAAATCAGGAATGTGACATTGGTATGTGTGTCTATagttaatttcattttatcatgCAAGTAGGTTCATGtaaccaccaccacaatcaagatacagaacCCATCACCACAACTACCTCAAACATCTCAGAGCCGCCCCCCTTACAGTCATATGCATCCTCACCATCCCTAACCCTCACAACCACCAATTTGTTCTCCATCTCTGTAACTTCATCATTTCAAGAAAGTCGTACCAGGCTGGTCaccaagtggctcatgcctgtaatcctagctacttgggaggcagagatcaggaggataacggttcaaggacagtctgggcaaatagtttgagaccctatcttgaaaatgcccaacacaaaaaaagggctggtagagtagctcaagtggtagagcttctgcctaacaaaagtgaggtcctgaattcaatacccagtaataccaaaaaaaaaaagaagtcacacCAGTGGAATACATACTACGTGACCATTTGAtacctatttttttgtttgttttgttgaaacagggtctcactccatagcccaggttgacctcaaaatcacaatcctcctgccttagcctcccgaaTGCCAGGATTATAGACAAGTACCACCACACATGGTTAATTTGATAACTTAAAACTCAACACAATGACCTTGAGATCCACCCAAGCTGTTGCATATAATAATTCTTTGCTCCTTTTAAATTGCTGAGTAGTACTCCATGGTTTAGATGTACCATGGTTTAACTAGTCACCACTGAGAGATAGTTTCCAACCTGGCTCTTGGCAACtacaaataaaactgctatgaacATGTATGCAGGTTTCTGTGTACATGTAGGTTTTGCTTTCTCTGGGAAAAGTACACAGGAATATAAGGCTATATGATAAGCATatgttgtttttttaagaaagtgtCAAACTTTTCCTGAGTGTTTACAgcattttacattcccaacaacaatGTGCAAGAGATCCAGTTTCTCAGCCTCCCTGCCAGCATTCAATATTATCACGATTTGTTTTGTGCAAATAGGTATATAATGATATTGTGATCTTAATTCACATTTCTTTATGTAATCCACAAGTCATTTTATAAAGGTTAGCAAGTATGTTTCTAgcctgtagtttttctttttcctttttctgtactggggattgaacctagggtctcatgctaggcaggcactctaccacttgagccacacctccattacCCCCACACAAAAGCAGTAATGGTGACAaagtccagattttttttttttttccatgagactgaggtttgaactcaagaacaTCACTCTTGCCAAATAGGTATGCTGCTCTTGAGCTACacccacctccagtcctttttgctctggttattttgttgatggggtcttgttaactatttacctgggctggccttaaaccacaatcctcctgatcttggcctcccaggtagctgggattataggagtgagccatcagcacctgctGTTTGCTCTCTTAGCAGGGTCGTTTTTAGACAGAAGCCTTTAAGTCAAATGTATcatgttttcctttccaaaactgtggTTTTAGTCTTAGCTATAAGAACTCTTCACCAAGCCCTAGATCCTGAAGGCTTTCTCCTAAAAGTTTTACGGTTCACATTTTACTTTTAGATCTATGATATGTGTTAATTTTTTATCTTGATGTCTGTGAATTATGATACCCTTACTTCATTTCAGGTGTTCATGATCTGTCTTGTCAGTTTTGCTAGACATTAGCCAATTTTATGGATATTTCCGTTTGCCAGTTCCTGCTCACTCTGCGTGTTGCAGCAGACACTGTTGGCCGCCTTCCCAGAATTCTCTACCCTTCCTCCCTTATCAGAGAATCTCAGTCAGGGTGGCAGTGTGGCCAGCTTCAATCACCCTTACTCCCCTCACATCTTTGCAGCTCAGGATGACCCTCTGACACAGTGATGGCCAATCGGCAATGGAGGACAGACTGATTACCTACAAAGGAATgagttgcacttttttttttttttccttaaatttcagtactgggctttgaactcagggccttgcaattgctaggcactctgctacttgagccacgccttcagccctttttgccttatttttttgaatagggtctcacatttttgcctgggactggtctggaccacgatcctcctacctaatgcctcctgcatagctgggatcacaggtgttcCACAATaggcccagcttgttggttgagatggggtcttgctaattttttgcctggctggcctcaaaccacaatcctccagatctcagcttctgaaacagctgagattacaggtgtgaatcaccataTCCAgccgtttttttttttcacatatagCTTATATTCTTTACCTTCAATGTTCTGATCTAGATACTGTAGTGAAACTGCCAATGTGGTAAAACTGCTCTTAAAAACCTGTGTGTGAAATATAGCATATATACTAGAGGGCATAAAATGTATGTTTAGAGAGTAAAATGAATTTCCATCACTCAAGCAAAGCAAAAGAACATTATCGACACCTCAGACAGCTGCCTGCAGAACTGACCACAAGCCTGAGGCTGTATCCTGTGTATCCTTCGAGCTCACTGTCTCACCCTGCTTGTCCTCAGTCACACAAATGGCTCCTACTGTTTCTTGCCTGGATAGCTTCTTCCAAGATCTGTCCAAGTTGTTGCACGGGGCTGTAGCTCATTTCACAGCGTAGAATATTCCATTTTAAGAAGCGTAATTTATGACCACATCCTGgctttggttttgtgtgtgcGTGCTATCACGAATGAAGACTCTACAAGCATTCCTGGCCTGTCTCCTGGTGTGTGTGCAAGTTCTCCAGGGCACAGGGTGAGCACATGGCGCGATGTTTGTAAAATGGATGCCTCACTGACCACCGCCTTGGGCGATGGGTGAGATCCCATGTCCCACAGCATACCAGCACAGCTAAGAACACTTGGCTCTGCAAGTCTCCCTTGCCTGACAGTACTCCAGCAACCTCTGCTTTCTTTTGCTGATTCTCTGCtgaagttttttttcttcagtccCTTTACTTTCAATCTTGCtgttcaggtttttattttttgtgctactggtGTTCAAATTTGgagccttctgcttgctaggcaggtactctaccacttgtttcACATTTCCAGCACCTTCCCctcatcttcctttccttccctccttaatctctgcctccttccctttccttccttctggtattggagctcaaactcagggcttacaccagGTTACCTTTAAAATGTCTATCTGTACACCAGTCTTATCCTTCTTCCTGTCAAGCTTCTTAGAGGACCACCCCAACCACCTCCCATTCTGGACTTACAGCTCCCTAGTGGGCTGGGAACCCTGGAATCTAAAGTGGGTaagggggagagaaggggagtaaaggaggaaagaagggagggagggagggacttttttttttttttttgtaagatcaatgcctattaaaattttaattctttctcttcatttcctttttttgtttgtttttgaaagttttagcaaggatttattttagtatacaggataaagtatagacaagcgggtgggggagagaaaaagagagaaacatttcctgttcccaacacaagaaatgggagcaaagactcctccGCATTCCTTCTTATGCCTTAAGACTTTTCATTTGGGATTGTGTCTCTTCACTCTGAAGACaccctttagattttttttatccctggtactggggtttgaactcagggccttcaccttgagccactccaccagcccctttttgtgatttttttttttttttttttcttttagatagggtctcacagaacaatttgcccaggctggcttggaaccaaaatcctcctgatctctgcctcctgagtagttaggattataggcgtgagccactggcacccagcagacttttttgttttttgttttgaggtactcaggtttgagctcagggcctacaccttaagccactctaccagccctttttttgtgatagggtttttctgagatgggggtctcatgaattatttgccaggaGTTGGCTTCgaattgagatcctcctaatctctggctcctgaatagctaggtttacaggcgtgCATCACTGGCAccctgcagattttttttttttaaagaagaaagtttaGGGAGCCTCATTAGTGTAGTAGGTAGCACGTCAGTCTAAAGAAGAaagttcatgtctttttttttttaaagtcttactGAATAcagttcattcatttaaaatgtacaatttgggatggaggcatggctcaagcagtagaactcctATTTAGCAAGTGTGAAAGCCCTTAGTTGGAACCCCAGTACCTACAGTttggcagggcatggtggtacatgcttataacaTCAGCACTTAGGAGGAGGCAGGAAGCttaccagttcaaggccagttctggCTAAATAGTTCTGCCTAATTTTCATTTAaaggatattattttattttatggttacCCTGGTCTCTGTATACACACATGCTCCACCTCCATGACTCAAGTCTTTAGCACTGACTGCCAGAGCTGGGCCACTGAGTTTCGGGAAGAACACAGTGGCTGACTAGGACCAGGGGAaagaggctcaaggtgaagttcTGAAGATAACCTTTCTGGAAGTACCTAGAGTCAGAGCTAATGTGATCAGTCAGTCATCCTGGAGAGTCATCTCCATAGAGGAGGGTCAGTGTCCTCCAGCCAGGATCTTGGAGGCCCAGGGCCCAAGACCACACCAGATACTCAGCTACCACATCTAGTCTCTATCAGAATGGTCCCCTCTCCCTTATGTTGGGGGCCCTGTGCTGGGGAGCCAGAGTCCAGTCTGAATGGTAGAGTAGGGAGAGAGGCTGCTGGGGCTGGGCAGAGTCAGGAGCACAGTGCAGGGTCCTCAGATCTGGAGTGGCCTCCATGGAGGCTTGCCAAGGCCCAGTTTCCTCCTCTCTCCATACTGTGAGGAGGCCCGCAGAGGACCAGCATGGGAGTCTTTCCAGTTGTCTAGCCTAGGCCTATCTCAGACAGTCTCTGTTATCCAAGGGTTTGAGATGATCACTGCTGGCCATGAATGGGGACAGGACTCAGACCCAGAAGGTCAGCCCAGGCCTTCTCCACCCCTCCAGCCTCAACATGTCTGGCCTATCACAGGTAATTCACATTGAGCACCACTCCTGTGTTACCCTGTCTTGGGAGTCCAAACCCACAGCACCCCAGGAGCCAAGAAACATTTGACAAGTTTCTGCTACACACACAAAGGGGTTTACTTGTCTCCATttccagagatttaaaaaaaaagttcaaaatatttacatatgtacagaCACAGGCATGTGCACAGAGCTGTTGCTTGCCCTGCTCCACTCTGTGGTAGGGACCCTCAGAAGACAAGAACTGACCTCACCCCATGGAGGTTCAGACTCACAAGGGCTGGCTTAGTTTTCAAAAAGACATGGACCATCTTCCCTCAGGACAGGCCTGGCAAGAAGATAGCACACCAGATGCACCTAGTCGGAGTCACAGGCCTCTTGTTCTGTGGTGGCATCCACTGCAGAGGCCAGGCTGTCCTCCTGGCCTTTCAGCCGCTCACCTGGAGCGAGAACAGACAGGCAGGTTGGAGAAGCACCCTGTGCTTGGGCCACCACCCAGCAGGCAGGACCCAGCTTGCTAAGGCTGCACTTACGGATCAGCTCAGCAATGGCCCTCTGGGTCCGCTTTTCTAGCTTCTCCAGCTTCTTGGCCACATCTCTCTTGAGGTCCCTagagcaggaaggagggagaggtggggagggTGCTAAAGGCTTTCCTGTTGTGGCCCTGGGCTCCCTCCTGTAACCACTGTCTGGCATTAGAAATCACACTCAGCTGCTTATTGAGAGGCTGGCTTCTGCTCTCTCTCTGCATCCTCTGAAATCTAGACATCCTTCCTAATCCCAGAGACACAATGATGACACCACAGACCCACCAATGTGGGGGACTGAGCCAAGGCATACAAAGGTGGGCATATCCTGGTCAGATCCCACTGGGTCACCATCAGGGAGTGACTTGCCCTAGCCCCCTGTGTGCCCATCTCCTCCTCTGGCTAAAGGCTCACCCTGACCCCTGAAGCTTGCAGACATGAGCTTAGCCTGCTCTCCCTGGCTCTGGGGTTCCTAGAACACATGCTTCAAGCTTAGTTCCATCAAATTAAAGCACCTGACGCAGGTACTAGGGATATGGCCCCTATCCCTGGCCCAAGGTAGAGAGAGACACATTCCTCCTGGCCCACAGTGGCTGGGGCGCTCGGAAAAGGAGGAGCCTCCCATGCCACAGATGAGAAACTGGGGCCAGAGGAAAACATGGACAGAACTCTGATCCCAAGGGCAAAGGACGTCTTTGGTCAAATAGAATGCTCTAGAGCAGAGTGGGTTCTCACCCTCTAGATGGGGCTTCTCTAGGGGACTTCTATTCCCCCACCCTGGACCCCTCCCTAGCACTCTCTCTTGTCCCTTGTTCAAGTCCTGCTCAGTCTTTACTTCTGACTGTCTCATGCAGTTCTATGTCTGTATTATCTGTCTCTTACTCTGGGCAGGGTCCAGCCCGAGGCCCATGCCCGGCACCAAGGGCCCCCATTGGTCTGCACCAACCTGCGCAGGCAATACTCACCAATCAGGTTTCCGGGGTGCCAGGTTGGCCAGGTCCTAGGGAGGGAGGAAACACTCATCAGGGCTGGAAGGTCCAGCCCCAGGGGATGTGGGGAGACAGGAAACACAGGTGGGGAaatggaagaaagggaggaggaaggaggggacaaGGGCAAGTAAGGAGgtagaaagggaaaagggaataaTTAcgtgaagagaaggaagagggcaGGGTGAGAGTGGGCGTGGGAGAGGAAAAAGCTGCCGCCCTGACACTCACCACTTCCTCAATGACAGGTTCTGGCTTGGCAGCCTCCAGCTGCTCCTTCACCTTTTCTTCCACTAGAGGGTGCAAGAGAACACAGGCCTGTGTGGCTGGAGCTGCTACTGCAGTGACAACAGCCTTGGTGGCCCCAGGGAGGGGGAGGAACCCCAGGTTCCTTTCTCCTTGGCCCCCAATCAGTCAGAGGTGAAGCCCCTGTAAAGGCATCTCTGAGAGACCTGGGTTTCCCAGAATGCCCCAGGAGTTAGAAAGAGGCAGCAGGAATCCATCGGCTGAAGTAGACAGACCTCTAGTCAGAGAGCATGCATGCTAACCTTGGTGTCTGTCTCCCCAGCTATCAAATGAGAGGGTTTCCTGGATACGTGGGAAGTGTGGTTTTGGAAAAGGCTCTGAGGATGTCGTCTGGGTCTTGGCCTGGCCAGAGCCGTAGGTGGCTTTTCTTTTACCCCTCCTCAGACATGTGCTAACAGACACTCTCTGCCTCTGGGTGGGGACAGGTACCAGAAGCAGTAACAACCATAGGCTCTATGGGCTGCCTCCAACAACTGCCATCAGGGGCCATGGGCCTTGCCCTGCGGCAGGGGACCAGCTCCCTGTCCTGCTTTATGCACTCCACCCAGACCCTGCCACTGTCCCATCAGGTGGTATACAGTTGTGGCCCAAGTCATATGGGAAGGGTCTGGCTTTTAGGGAGTGAAGAGGTGGGGAAGCAGACTGGGAGTGAACTTGACTTTTTTACAAGATGattatttgtacaattaaaaattggtaacaaaaactaaagaataaaGACTAAGATGCTCCAGGCCAGGGAGCAGGGATCTGG is from Castor canadensis chromosome 17, mCasCan1.hap1v2, whole genome shotgun sequence and encodes:
- the Ccdc12 gene encoding coiled-coil domain-containing protein 12, with the protein product MEAATAGVGRLEEEALRRKERLKALREKTGRKDKEDGEPNTKQLREEEEEGEKHRELRLRNYVPEDEDLKRRRVPQAKPVAVEEKVKEQLEAAKPEPVIEEVDLANLAPRKPDWDLKRDVAKKLEKLEKRTQRAIAELIRERLKGQEDSLASAVDATTEQEACDSD